A region from the bacterium genome encodes:
- the lpxA gene encoding acyl-ACP--UDP-N-acetylglucosamine O-acyltransferase has protein sequence MRAHETAIVSSGAEIAGDVVIGPHCVIDDGVKIGPGTSVQMGAYITGDTTIGQNCQIFPYAIIGVVPQDLKFKGEKTSVVIGDDNIIREFATVHRGTKDGSGVTRIGNNNLLMAYSHVAHDCTIGNHTVLANAASLAGHIVIEDYAVLGGLVGVHQFVQIGTYSMTGGCSAVDRDVLPYTQAAGVRARHFGPNIVGLRRAGFSSEKIAMLKEIYRLLFRADLKRQDALARIEEEFGEFAEARHVIDFIRRSRRGLCSE, from the coding sequence ATGAGAGCCCATGAGACGGCGATAGTCTCCTCTGGGGCCGAGATCGCAGGCGACGTTGTCATCGGGCCTCACTGTGTTATTGACGACGGGGTGAAGATAGGCCCCGGCACGTCGGTCCAGATGGGGGCGTATATAACCGGCGACACAACGATCGGCCAGAACTGCCAGATATTCCCCTACGCGATCATCGGAGTCGTGCCGCAGGACTTGAAGTTCAAAGGTGAGAAGACATCGGTCGTGATCGGCGACGACAACATCATTCGTGAATTCGCAACTGTCCATCGCGGAACGAAGGACGGGAGTGGTGTAACACGCATCGGCAACAACAACCTTCTGATGGCCTACAGCCATGTCGCCCACGATTGCACGATTGGTAACCACACGGTCTTGGCGAATGCGGCGTCGCTTGCAGGGCATATCGTTATCGAGGATTACGCAGTGCTTGGAGGGCTGGTCGGCGTGCATCAGTTCGTGCAGATCGGGACGTACTCGATGACGGGCGGTTGTTCCGCTGTGGACAGGGATGTTCTGCCATACACACAAGCAGCGGGCGTCCGCGCGAGGCATTTCGGGCCCAACATTGTCGGCCTGCGCCGTGCGGGATTCTCGTCCGAGAAGATAGCAATGCTCAAGGAGATATACCGTCTCCTATTCAGAGCAGACCTCAAGCGGCAAGATGCGCTCGCTCGGATTGAGGAGGAGTTCGGTGAGTTCGCGGAGGCAAGGCATGTTATCGACTTCATTAGGCGCTCGAGGCGCGGCCTGTGTTCAGAGTAG
- the fabZ gene encoding 3-hydroxyacyl-ACP dehydratase FabZ gives MDQVLDVQGIMRFLPHRFPFLLVDRILEMDVEQGTITGLKNVSANEWFFQGHFPEQKVMPGVLLVESLAQTGGVLLMNMLDDIENKLLVFMTIDNAKFRRPVVPGDQLTLEVRKTAQRGSYFRMKGKATVEGKVAAEVVMSTAVVERGE, from the coding sequence GTGGATCAAGTGTTGGACGTGCAGGGGATCATGCGCTTCTTGCCACATCGATTTCCGTTTCTCTTGGTTGACAGGATACTTGAGATGGACGTTGAGCAGGGGACCATCACGGGTCTTAAGAATGTCTCGGCGAACGAGTGGTTCTTTCAGGGGCATTTCCCTGAGCAGAAGGTCATGCCCGGCGTCTTGCTCGTAGAGTCGCTCGCTCAGACCGGCGGGGTGCTCCTGATGAACATGCTGGACGATATCGAGAATAAGCTCCTTGTCTTTATGACGATCGATAACGCCAAGTTCCGCCGTCCGGTTGTTCCTGGGGACCAGCTGACACTTGAGGTCAGAAAGACCGCGCAGCGGGGGAGCTACTTCAGGATGAAGGGCAAGGCAACGGTCGAGGGGAAGGTCGCAGCCGAGGTGGTAATGAGCACAGCTGTGGTCGAGAGGGGCGAGTAA